The following are from one region of the Procambarus clarkii isolate CNS0578487 chromosome 52, FALCON_Pclarkii_2.0, whole genome shotgun sequence genome:
- the LOC138352086 gene encoding uncharacterized protein translates to MLDLEECTSYDAIKNAVLHSFLLTPEMYRKRFRECTRASGKTCAETARDMERKFLRWLKAEEAESADDNKRLIVIEKFMSVLHPELRVRVREAGIKDLKAAADRADMLEEALHLRREGPPRHSPYPRSGGNLRSSGGARTGGDSPKSSVPNEVTQFKSSRDAGRKPQAVSSGPSSGASAAVPDTTTGSPRRTQGTSASGTARGTGEWPPRGGSRCFNCGVRGHYARECEEHQRNIGLILEEERVFVHTPYYSGPNMNGWEMKLGEHPFVFEANVKFGKSDPVEVAVLRDTGADISMVTRSILRNDSPVGVVRIRCVREEYRLPLHKVQLIADCGVEKAIVAVAPKLPLEHVQMVLGNDLGGGRIQPDWARSAYVASSDTTLQGEVSVVPDGNEEADFARGNVARDDDNEGESAERSSEVVENPDEDLRLSLMMRVEEWRGAAVQTPGAVKRLQTALPPH, encoded by the coding sequence atgctggacctagaggagtgtactagttacgacgcgattaagaatgcggtgctccactcattcctgctgactccggagatgtaccggaagcggttcagagagtgtacgagagcgtcgggaaagacttgcgccgagaccgccagggatatggaacggaaattcctacgatggttgaaggcggaggaagcggagtcggcggatgataacaaacgactgatagtgatagagaagtttatgtcggtgctccatcctgagttgcgagtaagggtgagagaagcaggtattaaggacctgaaggctgcagcggaccgagccgacatgctggaggaggcactacatctcaggagggaggggccacccagacactcgccttaccccaggtcgggagggaaccttaggagttcaggaggagcgaggacgggtggggactctcccaagagtagtgtacccaatgaggtaacccagttcaagagctcaagggacgctgggaggaagccccaagctgtgagcagtggacctagctcgggagcaagtgctgcagtcccggatacgacgacagggagtccaaggaggacccaggggacgtctgcaagtggtaccgccagagggactggcgagtggccgcccaggggaggcagccgatgcttcaactgtggtgtgagaggacattatgcccgcgagtgtgaggagcaccaaaggaatataggattaattttggaagaggagagagtgtttgttcacaccccatattatagtggacccaacatgaatggttgggaaatgaagttgggtgaacatcccttcgttttcgaggccaacgtgaagtttggaaagtcagacccagtggaggtggccgttcttcgagatacgggtgctgacataagtatggtaaccaggagtattctccgcaatgattcacctgtgggagtggtgaggatacgctgtgtgagggaggaatacaggttgccacttcacaaagtacagctgattgccgactgcggagtcgagaaagctatagtagctgtagcccctaaattacccctagagcatgtacagatggtgctgggtaatgacctcggaggaggcaggatacaacccgattgggccaggagtgcctatgttgcaagcagcgataCAACCCTgcaaggtgaggtatcggtcgttccagatggtaatgaggaagccgacttcgccaggggaaacgtcgccagagacgacgacaacgagggcgagagtgcggagaggtcgtcggaggtcgtggaaaaccccgacgaggacctccgactaagcctgatgatgcgtgtggaggagtggcgaggagcagctgtacaaacgcctggggcggtgaagaggctgcagaccgcactccctccacactaa